From a region of the Paenibacillus lutimineralis genome:
- a CDS encoding MFS transporter — protein sequence MFKHQSHNKQNTDQMVDKHALIFGLISVFLCGIGFSIIAPVVPFLVQPYISNPGEQAIVVTLLTSVYAVCVFLAAPVLGTLSDKYGRRPLLLVCLLGSAIGYFVFGIGGALWVLFVGRIIEGITGGSIGTIFAYFADIIPPEQRTKYFGWVSAVVGVGTVIGPTLGGLLAKFGYAVPMYFGAIITLLNVAYGFFFMPESLDKKNRLKEITFVRLNPLAQLANILSMKNLKWLLVSAFLLWLPNGSLQAVFSQFTLDTFSWKPAIIGLMFSILGVQDIVSQGFIMPKLLIRLSDKQIAVLGMGSEIIGYSLIAMSALFSFYPLLIAGMFIFGFGDSIFGPSFNGMLSKSVDSSEQGRIQGGSQSIQALARMIGPIIGGQIYVSLGHAAPAFMGMILIAAAIPILYKRTQVDMSNP from the coding sequence ATGTTCAAACATCAATCACACAATAAACAGAACACAGATCAAATGGTAGATAAACACGCATTAATATTCGGTCTCATTTCTGTGTTTCTTTGTGGAATAGGCTTCAGCATCATCGCACCTGTTGTCCCATTCTTAGTGCAGCCTTATATAAGCAATCCGGGGGAACAAGCTATAGTTGTTACACTGCTCACCTCCGTTTATGCAGTCTGCGTATTTTTGGCGGCCCCCGTACTTGGAACTTTGAGCGACAAATATGGTCGTCGTCCATTACTCTTAGTATGCCTATTGGGTTCCGCAATCGGCTACTTCGTTTTTGGCATAGGAGGAGCTCTATGGGTACTATTCGTCGGGCGCATCATAGAAGGTATAACTGGTGGAAGCATAGGCACGATTTTCGCATATTTTGCAGACATCATTCCTCCAGAACAGAGAACCAAATATTTTGGATGGGTGAGTGCTGTTGTAGGTGTGGGCACCGTCATTGGCCCGACTTTGGGAGGATTACTCGCCAAGTTTGGTTATGCTGTACCCATGTATTTTGGAGCAATAATAACGTTATTGAATGTTGCTTATGGATTCTTCTTTATGCCGGAGAGCCTCGACAAGAAGAACAGACTGAAAGAGATTACCTTTGTGAGGCTGAATCCGTTGGCACAGCTTGCAAATATACTTTCTATGAAAAACTTAAAATGGCTGCTTGTCTCAGCGTTCTTGCTTTGGTTGCCTAACGGATCTTTACAGGCGGTATTCTCACAATTTACACTGGATACTTTCAGCTGGAAACCAGCAATAATCGGACTTATGTTCTCCATATTGGGTGTCCAGGATATCGTCTCACAAGGTTTCATAATGCCAAAGCTGTTGATAAGACTTAGTGATAAACAGATAGCAGTTCTTGGAATGGGATCAGAAATTATAGGCTACAGCCTTATTGCGATGTCTGCTTTGTTCTCTTTCTATCCACTTCTTATCGCTGGCATGTTCATATTTGGTTTTGGTGATTCGATCTTTGGGCCTTCATTTAATGGGATGCTCTCTAAGTCTGTAGATTCCAGTGAACAAGGGAGGATTCAAGGAGGTAGCCAATCTATTCAGGCTTTAGCAAGAATGATTGGACCTATCATTGGAGGTCAAATCTATGTATCACTTGGTCATGCCGCACCCGCTTTTATGGGCATGATCCTTATTGCAGCAGCAATACCCATTTTGTATAAGAGGACGCAGGTGGATATGAGTAATCCCTAA
- a CDS encoding PTS mannitol transporter subunit IICB, with protein sequence MAQTTSSTSSGSARVGVQKFGRFLSGMVMPNIGAFIAWGLITALFIPTGWIPNEYLAKLVDPMIKFLLPLLIGYTGGTMVHKQRGGVIGALVTMGVIVGTDIPMFLGAMAVGPGAAWVLKKFDKAVEGKIKSGFEMLVNNFSLGIIGGGLVLISYSIVGRIIEAVTSALSTGVDFLVSNHLIPLVNILIEPAKVLFLNNAINHGVLSPIAAEQALSAGKSLLYMLESNPGPGIGILLAYMFFGRGSARQSASGAAIIHFFGGIHEIYFPYILMKPRLILAAIAGGVTGTLTFSLLNAGLVGPPSPGSIIAYLAMAPRGEIIPALSGVITAAIVSFGVSALLLKTEKKQEEDRDELEEATKRVKDIKAAGSLASSGVAAREASASIAMEASGELKSKEEVRKIIFACDAGMGSSAMGASILRKKMKAVGSPIEVGNTAIGDIPSDADIVVTHKTLTDRARGIAPQAEHISIDNFLKSPEYDVLVERLK encoded by the coding sequence ATGGCCCAAACAACATCTTCCACTTCGTCTGGTTCTGCACGGGTGGGAGTCCAAAAATTCGGACGTTTCCTAAGTGGTATGGTGATGCCAAATATCGGAGCGTTCATCGCTTGGGGCTTGATTACGGCTTTGTTCATTCCAACAGGTTGGATTCCGAATGAATACTTAGCCAAGCTCGTTGATCCGATGATCAAGTTTCTGCTTCCACTCTTGATCGGCTACACCGGGGGTACGATGGTACATAAGCAGCGCGGCGGGGTAATTGGTGCCCTAGTTACGATGGGAGTTATCGTCGGTACGGATATTCCGATGTTCCTCGGCGCCATGGCTGTTGGACCTGGGGCGGCCTGGGTGCTTAAGAAATTCGATAAAGCAGTAGAAGGCAAGATCAAATCCGGCTTTGAAATGCTGGTTAACAATTTCTCGCTGGGCATTATCGGCGGCGGGCTCGTACTGATCTCATACTCCATCGTAGGGCGTATTATTGAAGCGGTTACAAGCGCTCTCTCGACGGGTGTGGATTTTCTAGTCAGCAATCATCTGATTCCACTGGTCAACATTCTGATCGAACCGGCCAAGGTACTGTTTCTAAACAATGCGATCAACCACGGCGTACTAAGTCCGATTGCCGCTGAGCAAGCACTTAGTGCGGGTAAATCGTTACTGTATATGCTGGAATCAAACCCAGGCCCTGGTATTGGTATCCTGCTTGCTTACATGTTCTTCGGTCGTGGTAGTGCTAGACAATCAGCATCAGGAGCTGCGATTATTCATTTCTTCGGCGGGATTCATGAGATTTACTTCCCGTACATTTTGATGAAGCCTCGACTCATTTTGGCCGCTATAGCTGGTGGTGTAACAGGTACGCTTACATTCTCGCTGCTGAACGCTGGACTTGTTGGTCCGCCATCGCCGGGAAGTATTATCGCTTATCTAGCTATGGCTCCGCGTGGAGAGATTATACCAGCATTGAGCGGTGTTATTACGGCAGCGATTGTCTCCTTCGGTGTTTCAGCACTGTTGCTGAAGACGGAGAAGAAACAAGAAGAGGATCGGGATGAATTGGAAGAAGCAACCAAGCGTGTCAAGGATATAAAAGCGGCAGGGTCACTAGCTTCAAGTGGGGTTGCAGCAAGAGAAGCAAGCGCGTCCATCGCCATGGAAGCTTCTGGGGAACTGAAGAGTAAGGAAGAGGTTCGTAAGATTATTTTTGCTTGTGATGCGGGTATGGGATCAAGTGCAATGGGTGCTTCCATTCTGCGCAAAAAAATGAAAGCGGTAGGGTCACCGATCGAAGTTGGTAATACCGCGATTGGCGACATTCCGTCCGATGCAGATATCGTAGTTACGCATAAGACATTAACGGATCGCGCCCGTGGAATTGCGCCGCAGGCCGAGCATATTTCCATCGACAACTTCCTGAAGAGCCCGGAATATGACGTACTTGTTGAACGTTTGAAATAA
- a CDS encoding alpha/beta hydrolase, whose product MEPIISEATPSDFAYHQVNIPHAEQWAMTSHEGRRTYRIIVARPLGEPPPDGYPVIYLLDGNSVFGTMVEALRLQCRRPDHTGVIPAIVVGIGYETNGPYAPERFYDLTPLPSTEFRKRSDNERIPEQGGAREFLHFIEEELKPRIEGRFPVDRTRQVLFGHSLGGLFTVYALFSKPESFQYYIAGSPSLHWNKEYLLDLEREFIALTRKLPVHVRVLFGVGELEKSHECGNCARVQALTERLTAISTDIGVRAEYKEFEQEGHVSVLPVLISRALRFALHPHSEEE is encoded by the coding sequence ATGGAACCGATAATATCAGAAGCAACGCCTTCCGATTTTGCATATCACCAAGTGAACATCCCCCATGCAGAGCAATGGGCAATGACTTCACACGAGGGGCGGCGAACCTATCGGATTATTGTAGCCCGTCCTTTGGGAGAGCCTCCGCCAGACGGATATCCGGTTATCTACTTGCTAGACGGCAATTCAGTATTCGGCACGATGGTAGAAGCACTGAGATTACAGTGCCGCAGACCGGATCATACAGGAGTGATACCTGCAATAGTCGTCGGCATTGGGTATGAGACGAATGGTCCGTATGCGCCGGAACGCTTCTATGACCTTACACCGCTGCCATCGACGGAATTTCGCAAGCGTTCCGATAACGAACGGATTCCTGAGCAAGGCGGGGCAAGGGAATTTCTACACTTTATTGAAGAAGAGCTGAAGCCGCGAATTGAAGGGCGATTCCCGGTAGATCGCACGCGGCAAGTGCTATTCGGGCATTCTCTCGGCGGATTGTTCACCGTGTATGCGCTATTCAGTAAGCCAGAGTCCTTTCAATATTACATTGCGGGTAGTCCATCACTGCACTGGAACAAGGAATACTTGCTGGACTTGGAAAGGGAATTTATCGCTCTTACAAGAAAGTTACCAGTCCATGTCCGGGTACTCTTTGGCGTAGGTGAACTGGAAAAATCGCATGAATGCGGCAATTGTGCTCGGGTCCAAGCACTGACTGAACGCCTGACGGCGATTTCGACGGACATCGGGGTTAGGGCCGAATATAAAGAATTCGAACAGGAAGGCCATGTGTCAGTGTTGCCGGTATTGATCAGTCGGGCGCTGAGGTTCGCATTGCATCCTCACTCTGAAGAGGAATAA
- a CDS encoding NADH-dependent flavin oxidoreductase: protein MKNQNFLEPFTFSPKGLVLNNSVVMAPMTTMSSFYDGSITNDEVDYYAERAGGPGMIITGVAYVTDGGKGFEGELSIAHDSTVKGLSKIARAIQQNGTKAVIQIFHAGRKTNSKILRGIQPTSASPIAAAYPKDSEEPRELTNEEIENMIKDFGRATLRAIKAGFDGVELHGANTYLLQQFFSENSNRRSDQWGGNFEKRMRFPLRVIEEVSSVIKANADRPFVLGYRLSPEELETPGIRLEDSLAFAEALTDTPVDYIHLSMGSYRRTSLNQPDDKEPILTKFVKVLNNRKPLIGVGSVERPEDAKAVIDAGAALVGIGREFIREPKWVQKVASGELNSIRYQISPYDMDQLRIPLAMQAYLENSFRDVIHFTTDGEQGETYEATLAPMEGFEKKM from the coding sequence ATGAAGAACCAAAACTTTCTGGAGCCATTCACATTTTCCCCCAAAGGGCTAGTATTAAATAATAGCGTCGTCATGGCACCGATGACAACCATGTCCAGCTTTTATGATGGCTCCATTACAAATGACGAGGTGGATTACTATGCGGAACGCGCCGGAGGCCCCGGCATGATTATTACAGGTGTCGCATATGTTACAGATGGTGGAAAAGGGTTTGAGGGCGAGCTTTCCATTGCTCATGATTCTACTGTCAAAGGACTTTCCAAAATAGCAAGAGCCATCCAGCAAAACGGTACCAAAGCGGTAATTCAAATTTTTCATGCAGGCCGCAAGACCAATTCAAAAATTCTAAGAGGCATTCAACCGACAAGTGCGAGCCCTATTGCTGCTGCATATCCAAAGGATTCAGAGGAACCACGCGAGTTAACAAATGAGGAAATCGAAAATATGATTAAAGATTTTGGCAGAGCAACTCTAAGGGCAATTAAGGCAGGATTTGACGGAGTTGAACTTCATGGCGCCAATACGTATCTCCTTCAACAATTTTTCTCAGAGAACTCCAATCGACGATCAGATCAATGGGGAGGAAATTTTGAGAAGCGTATGAGATTTCCTCTGAGAGTAATTGAAGAAGTCTCTTCTGTCATTAAGGCAAATGCAGATCGGCCGTTTGTTCTAGGATACCGTCTCTCCCCTGAAGAACTGGAGACCCCGGGAATTCGGCTTGAGGATTCTTTGGCCTTTGCTGAAGCTCTAACAGATACACCTGTGGATTATATTCATTTGTCTATGGGAAGTTATCGACGGACCTCCTTAAATCAACCTGATGATAAAGAACCGATCCTGACTAAATTTGTTAAAGTCCTGAATAACCGCAAACCGCTAATTGGAGTGGGCTCGGTAGAGCGGCCAGAAGATGCAAAAGCTGTTATCGATGCCGGTGCAGCTCTGGTCGGAATCGGAAGAGAATTCATTAGAGAACCAAAATGGGTACAAAAAGTGGCAAGCGGCGAACTTAACAGTATACGTTATCAAATTTCGCCTTACGATATGGACCAGCTGCGCATTCCGTTAGCGATGCAAGCTTACTTGGAAAACTCATTTCGAGATGTGATTCATTTTACTACTGATGGTGAACAAGGAGAAACCTATGAAGCTACATTGGCACCGATGGAGGGGTTTGAGAAAAAGATGTAA
- a CDS encoding winged helix-turn-helix transcriptional regulator yields MEEMEPVNVEPFAYAMSLIGGKWKMHILFWLWKKEVLRYSELKRVLGKITHKMLSSQLKELEESELIVRKEYAQVPPKVEYFLSPKGLTIMPVLESLCSWGKEHIANDERYIHDFH; encoded by the coding sequence ATGGAGGAAATGGAACCCGTAAATGTTGAACCGTTTGCTTACGCAATGTCATTGATCGGAGGCAAGTGGAAGATGCATATATTGTTCTGGCTGTGGAAGAAAGAGGTTTTGCGATACAGTGAGTTAAAAAGAGTGCTGGGGAAAATTACACATAAAATGTTAAGCAGTCAATTGAAAGAATTAGAAGAAAGCGAATTAATTGTTCGAAAAGAATACGCTCAGGTGCCGCCCAAGGTAGAATATTTCCTTTCGCCTAAAGGTTTAACTATAATGCCTGTATTGGAAAGCCTGTGTTCGTGGGGGAAAGAGCACATTGCCAATGATGAACGATACATTCATGATTTTCACTGA
- a CDS encoding MarR family transcriptional regulator, with translation MNKEEQVMMALRDVFNKMAWLNKFKMEDSLKGYKPSEVHCIEYIEKNVDSNVTKLAESFYMTRSAMSKITKRLIEKGLIESYQKQDNKKEIYYRLTEQGKVIYEIHEKLHKGFQERDKGVFEQVTVEQFDSMLRFVEKYSKHLDAEIKKMGMDVKSE, from the coding sequence ATGAACAAAGAAGAACAGGTCATGATGGCTTTAAGGGACGTATTCAACAAGATGGCTTGGCTTAATAAGTTTAAGATGGAAGACAGTCTTAAGGGGTATAAGCCTTCTGAAGTACATTGTATTGAATACATTGAAAAAAATGTGGATTCCAACGTCACAAAGCTTGCAGAATCCTTTTATATGACTAGAAGCGCTATGAGTAAAATAACTAAGAGGCTCATAGAAAAGGGCCTTATTGAAAGCTATCAGAAGCAGGATAATAAGAAAGAAATCTATTATAGGCTTACTGAGCAGGGGAAAGTCATTTATGAAATTCATGAGAAATTGCACAAAGGGTTTCAGGAGCGGGACAAAGGCGTATTTGAGCAGGTGACTGTGGAACAATTCGACAGCATGCTCAGGTTCGTGGAAAAGTATAGTAAGCATTTGGATGCAGAAATAAAAAAAATGGGTATGGACGTGAAGTCGGAATAA
- the nhaC gene encoding Na+/H+ antiporter NhaC, whose protein sequence is MNRELSFSKSIFLIVFILALLFVSIFLLKSEPHLPLLATTVGTATMLRLFGFPWKKLESAIIQGIQTAIMPILILSLIGILIAVWMMSGTVPTILYYGMDYIKPQFFAVSALFVTIIVSMFTGSSFTTVSTVGVAFMGIALTTGISPTLAAGAIISGACFGDKMSPLSDTTNFAPAVAGISIFTHIRNMMYTTIPALIITTVFFMFAPKPEAMDLSSIQQIKLALQEGFQIHWLTLLSPFAVIACSFKRVSIIPTLIIGIVTGLLITAFVQHQTAIDVWFSVMQSGYHSSIANETVASIVNRGGLQSMMWSVSLILIALSLGGLLQHCGVIDAFFRKVIQPLKRSSAIVLMTGASSIAVNGMTGEQYLSILLPGQMFKDEYNRRGIPAKTLSRTLEDCGTLVNPLIPWGVSGAFFAATLGVPVIEYLPYATFLWMSPFITFAYALIPRLQKNSLGQEQVVSG, encoded by the coding sequence ATGAACCGAGAGCTGAGTTTCTCAAAGAGTATTTTTCTTATTGTTTTTATTCTAGCGCTTTTATTTGTCTCCATTTTTCTCTTGAAATCGGAGCCGCATCTACCACTGTTGGCAACGACCGTTGGTACAGCAACGATGCTGCGCCTATTTGGCTTCCCCTGGAAGAAGCTCGAATCGGCGATTATTCAGGGAATCCAGACGGCAATTATGCCGATTCTCATTCTGTCACTGATTGGCATTCTTATCGCTGTATGGATGATGAGCGGAACAGTCCCAACGATTCTATACTATGGAATGGACTATATTAAGCCGCAATTCTTCGCGGTGAGTGCATTATTTGTTACGATCATCGTCTCCATGTTTACGGGGAGCTCATTTACTACGGTGAGTACGGTCGGTGTTGCCTTCATGGGCATTGCATTAACGACGGGAATATCACCAACTTTGGCAGCCGGAGCGATTATCTCTGGAGCCTGCTTCGGGGACAAAATGTCGCCACTATCCGATACGACGAATTTTGCACCTGCCGTAGCAGGCATATCCATATTCACACATATTCGCAATATGATGTACACAACGATCCCGGCACTGATCATTACTACTGTATTTTTCATGTTCGCGCCAAAGCCTGAAGCGATGGATCTATCTTCTATCCAGCAGATCAAGCTAGCCCTACAAGAAGGGTTCCAGATCCACTGGTTGACACTCCTGTCGCCATTTGCTGTTATTGCTTGCTCTTTTAAAAGGGTGTCTATTATTCCAACCCTAATCATAGGGATCGTCACCGGGCTTCTGATCACGGCATTCGTTCAGCATCAGACGGCAATCGATGTTTGGTTCAGTGTCATGCAGAGTGGTTATCATAGCTCGATCGCCAATGAGACCGTAGCTTCCATCGTTAACCGCGGTGGATTGCAGTCGATGATGTGGTCTGTATCGCTGATTCTGATCGCCCTTTCGCTAGGAGGATTGTTGCAGCATTGCGGCGTTATCGACGCTTTTTTCCGCAAAGTGATTCAGCCCTTGAAGCGAAGCAGCGCTATCGTTCTAATGACGGGAGCTTCGTCCATCGCGGTCAACGGGATGACAGGGGAACAATACTTGTCGATTCTGTTGCCTGGCCAAATGTTCAAGGACGAATATAATCGCAGGGGAATTCCAGCCAAGACGCTGTCGCGTACGCTGGAGGACTGCGGCACACTCGTGAACCCGTTGATTCCATGGGGAGTCAGTGGTGCTTTCTTTGCCGCGACCCTTGGGGTTCCTGTCATCGAATATCTGCCTTATGCGACTTTCTTGTGGATGAGTCCGTTCATCACTTTTGCCTATGCTCTCATCCCGAGATTGCAGAAAAATTCGCTTGGTCAGGAGCAGGTAGTCTCAGGGTAA
- a CDS encoding glycosyl hydrolase family 8, with protein MTTFEKAAYHTKQYRNLFKEIGYSEEEINAKLEDTWNELFYGDSDVRIYYPLDENKGYLLDTGNIDVRTEGISYGMMMAVQMNKKDEFDRLWAFAKEFMQHTEGRYKDYFAWHCKPDGTRLSPGPAPDGEEFFAMALLFASNRWGDGPEPYDYSAQARTILRACLHQGENGEGDPMFDPATKLIKFVPESSFSDPSYHLPHFYELFALHADEQDRAFWSEAAEASRSYLHKACHPVTGLAAEYANYDGTPADPQPHGDFRHFFSDAYRVAANIALDWEWFRKDSWQVEQSNRIQHFFHDIDVSDYRRYTIDGEPFEEAALHPIGLLATNAMASLAADGPDAERFVHLFWNTPLRSGERRYYDNCLYFFALLALSGNFRIY; from the coding sequence ATGACAACTTTCGAAAAAGCTGCTTATCACACAAAGCAATATAGAAATTTGTTCAAGGAAATCGGCTATTCTGAGGAAGAAATTAACGCAAAGCTTGAGGACACATGGAATGAACTGTTCTACGGGGATTCTGATGTGCGGATCTACTACCCGTTGGATGAGAATAAAGGATATTTGCTTGATACCGGCAATATTGATGTGAGAACCGAGGGCATATCCTACGGAATGATGATGGCTGTTCAGATGAACAAAAAAGATGAATTTGACCGACTGTGGGCATTCGCTAAGGAATTCATGCAGCATACGGAAGGACGTTACAAAGATTATTTCGCCTGGCATTGCAAGCCAGATGGCACGCGGTTGTCTCCGGGACCTGCACCAGATGGTGAAGAATTCTTTGCGATGGCGTTATTATTCGCCTCGAATCGCTGGGGAGACGGACCAGAGCCGTACGACTACTCCGCGCAGGCGAGAACAATTCTCCGCGCCTGCCTGCATCAAGGCGAGAATGGGGAAGGCGATCCCATGTTTGATCCGGCAACCAAGCTCATCAAATTTGTGCCAGAGTCTTCATTTAGCGATCCGTCCTATCATCTCCCCCATTTCTATGAATTGTTCGCTCTACATGCTGATGAGCAGGATCGAGCATTTTGGAGCGAAGCTGCTGAAGCAAGCCGAAGCTATTTGCATAAGGCCTGTCATCCCGTCACCGGACTGGCAGCAGAATATGCAAATTACGATGGAACGCCTGCAGACCCTCAGCCCCATGGCGACTTCCGTCATTTCTTCAGCGATGCGTACCGGGTTGCCGCGAATATTGCCCTCGATTGGGAATGGTTCCGCAAGGACTCTTGGCAGGTGGAGCAGTCGAACCGGATTCAACATTTCTTCCATGATATTGATGTGTCGGACTACCGTCGCTATACGATTGACGGTGAGCCTTTTGAGGAAGCGGCGCTGCATCCCATCGGACTGCTGGCGACTAACGCGATGGCATCTCTGGCCGCGGACGGCCCAGATGCGGAACGATTCGTGCACCTGTTCTGGAATACCCCTCTTCGCAGCGGCGAACGGCGCTATTACGACAATTGTCTGTATTTCTTCGCCCTACTCGCTCTAAGCGGCAATTTCCGAATTTACTGA
- a CDS encoding ABC transporter substrate-binding protein, which translates to MSGLWGMREKGWKTLFLVLLSCAIIGSLLAGCSTKAENGAGAPGPKQQAGEVKTSAEADKGNSSEESQERIIKDELGHEVKLTGTPTKIIAPYLEESLLKLGVIPVARYSNAKDGHRDWIEGLSDVPILDFSEGLPSPEVMMSYSPDLIILQTETFAANGVYENYAKVAPTYVFKNASGNVEQSLAAIGDLLGKSAEADAALQDYREKINEAKEKLSKVMENKKIAIIRFAPKGVNMMGGNYLAGYVLHQELGLGKTKLIGDANSVALSLEIVPELDADYIFAIDQGGDRTMMDSSIWKSMSAVKQGHVYEVDSGYWLGSGLIAYEKIIDDVLQFLIPQEG; encoded by the coding sequence TTTTAGTTCTATTAAGCTGTGCAATCATAGGGAGTCTGCTGGCGGGATGCAGTACCAAGGCGGAGAACGGCGCTGGGGCACCCGGACCTAAACAGCAGGCCGGAGAGGTCAAAACATCCGCCGAAGCGGACAAAGGGAATAGCAGTGAGGAATCCCAAGAACGAATCATAAAGGACGAGCTGGGGCATGAGGTCAAGCTAACGGGTACACCGACGAAGATCATTGCTCCTTATCTGGAAGAGTCTCTACTGAAGCTGGGGGTAATCCCGGTTGCACGATACTCTAATGCCAAGGATGGACATCGCGATTGGATAGAGGGACTAAGCGATGTGCCAATACTGGATTTCTCCGAGGGATTGCCTTCGCCTGAAGTAATGATGTCTTATAGTCCCGACCTTATCATATTGCAGACGGAAACCTTTGCGGCAAATGGGGTCTATGAAAACTATGCGAAGGTTGCACCGACCTATGTTTTTAAAAATGCCTCCGGAAATGTTGAGCAGTCGCTTGCTGCCATAGGAGATCTGCTCGGCAAATCCGCTGAAGCTGATGCGGCATTGCAGGATTACCGCGAGAAAATAAATGAAGCTAAAGAGAAATTGAGCAAGGTTATGGAGAATAAAAAGATTGCGATTATACGTTTTGCTCCTAAAGGAGTCAATATGATGGGAGGAAACTATTTAGCTGGATATGTGCTTCATCAAGAACTGGGACTCGGCAAAACGAAGCTGATCGGGGATGCAAACAGCGTCGCCCTCTCACTAGAGATTGTTCCCGAGCTGGATGCGGATTACATATTCGCTATAGATCAAGGGGGAGACCGTACTATGATGGATAGCTCGATTTGGAAGAGCATGTCGGCTGTCAAGCAGGGACATGTCTATGAAGTGGACAGCGGCTATTGGCTCGGAAGCGGCCTAATTGCTTATGAGAAAATTATCGATGATGTGCTGCAGTTTCTGATTCCCCAGGAGGGCTAG